Proteins encoded in a region of the Uloborus diversus isolate 005 chromosome 1, Udiv.v.3.1, whole genome shotgun sequence genome:
- the LOC129234687 gene encoding DCC-interacting protein 13-alpha-like: MPGLEKIHLEDALEDNPQTRSMVTLFEHDAELLRDYIETLRSHCDKVLSAQKELASATSNLSQHLRAYENQKFPMDTDPDSVLKTTLREFAVTLDEISSLQQVCAAQLGDGMLFPLNRFIEADLTDIFTMMEMFKSASNEMEQSITRFCKCSRKRDSEKVRQEINEEVYMATKKYHQTALHYYANMNALQYKRKMALLEPVLGYLHALKSTFSVGHETLNTPELESFLTNIGSSIQGVQAELGQETQKTVELIDTIEQQSQHLYYAEPPVDMPYIPPNMGLSQKSGYLFLKTKFAGMVTKWEHVFVYTLGSKLMTMAKFEVAGSVIMELEKNITTLALENEDRRNVFQVSNGKKNVIFQALNGRERDEWIASIHNIAKEGSISKSLMRQSSRDKSSRQNTVEKSLSVSSNASSNDGELSKSNNTTTPPSTPMENLLLETPIQFDLFSPAEDRERSESMDPPEDSTSESKSVLSDDLVQDGSTPAPFWEVFAVRFLGSMQVQKDRGDYLVFQTIRHIMAARAIHNIFKTNESHMVITHRTLKILDPSHQAIRAMYPLEDVSFWTTHKENNRLLGFITRTKMDSESKPSFHCHIFEAQPTAEEICSALSKAANIALSVLLDKNAEEGRTTESQDENATEQTKEKLSDAENMLVTTETANNAK, encoded by the exons ACACGCTCCATGGTCACGCTTTTTGAACATGATGCTGAATTATTAAGAGATTATATTGAAACTCTGCGGTCACATTGCGATAAAGTGCTTAGTGCACAG AAAGAACTTGCTTCAGCTACTTCAAATCTCTCCCAGCATTTAAGAGCTTATGAAAACCAG aaatttcctATGGATACAGATCCTGATAGTGTTTTGAAAACAACCCTTCGAGAATTTGCTGTCACTTTAGATGAA ATTAGCTCTTTGCAACAAGTTTGTGCTGCACAGTTGGGAGATGGAATGCTGTTTCCTCTCAACCGATTCATTGAAGCTGATCTAAcag ATATCTTTACCATGATGGAAATGTTTAAGTCAGCTTCTAATG AAATGGAACAAAGTATCACAAGATTCTGCAAATGTTCCAGAAAGCGAGATAGCGAGAAAGTGAGGCAGGAAATCAATGAAGAAGTTTATATGGCAACTAAAAAGTACCATCAG ACAGCTTTGCATTATTATGCAAATATGAATGCGCTGCAGTATAAGAGAAAAATGGCTCTTTTGGAACCAGTTCTTGGCTATCTTCATGCCTTGAAATCAACATTTTCAGTTGGACATGAAACACTTAATACACCCGAGCTAGAGTCATTTCTAACAAATATTGGTTCTAGTATACAAGG AGTTCAAGCGGAATTGGGACAAGAGACTCAAAAAACTGTGGAACTGATTGATACCATAGAACAACAAAGTCAGCATTTGTACTATGCTGAGCCCCCTGTAGATATGCCTTATATTCCTCCAAATATGGGACTTTCTCAAAAAAGTggttatttatttctgaaaac CAAGTTTGCAGGAATGGTAACCAAATGGGAACATGTGTTTGTTTATACACTTGGAAGTAAACTGATGACCATGGCAAAATTTGAA gtTGCTGGAAGTGTAATCATGGAACTTGAGAAAAATATTACTACTTTAGCTCTGGAAAATGAAGATAGACGAAATGTGTTTCAAGTGTCAAATgggaaaaa aaaTGTGATATTTCAAGCACTGAATGGAAGAGAAAGGGATGAATGGATAGCATCCATTCATAATATTGCAAAAGAAGGCTCTATCAGTAAATCTCTAATGAGGCAGTCGTCTAGAGATAAATCAAGCAGA caaaaTACAGTAGAAAAAAGTCTATCAGTTTCAAGCAATGCTTCTAGCAATGATGG AGAATTATCCAAATCAAATAACACGACCACACCCCCTTCGACACCTATGGAAAATCTTCTGTTGGAAACTCCAATACAGTTTGATCTCTTTTCTCCTGCTGAAGACAGGGAGAGGTCTGAATCAATGGATCCTCCTGAAG atagcaCTTCAGAGTCAAAATCAGTACTCTCAGATGATTTAGTTCAAGATGGATCTACACCTGCTCCATTTTGGGAAGTATTTGCTGTGAGATTCCTTGGGTCAATGCAAGTTCAAAAAGATCGAG GTGACTATCTAGTTTTCCAGACTATACGCCACATAATGGCAGCTAGAGCTATTCACAATATTTTTAAGACCAATGAATCACATATGGTCATAACGCATAGGACTttaaa AATTTTAGATCCTTCTCATCAAGCTATTAGAGCCATGTACCCTCTGGAAGATGTATCATTTTGGACAACACACAAAGAAAATAACAG ATTACTTGGTTTTATAACAAGAACAAAGATGGATTCTGAAAGCAAACCATCATTTCACTGTCACATATTTGAAGCACAACCAACAGCAGAGGAG ATTTGTTCTGCTTTATCAAAAGCTGCAAACATTGCACTGTCAGTGCTTTTA